The following are from one region of the Chitinophagales bacterium genome:
- a CDS encoding peroxidase — MALRLGDIVPNFQAMTTEGPIDFYEWMGDSWTVLFSHPKDYTPVCTTELGYMAKIKSEFDKRGVKIIAVSVDPLESHKGWIQDINETQNTQVNYPLIADPDRKVAQLYDMIHPNASDNMTVRSVFVIGPDKRLKLSITYPASTGRNFDELLRVIDSLQLTAKYSVATPVNWKRGDECIIAPSVPDEEAKQKFPKGYKVIKPYLRVTPQPDL, encoded by the coding sequence ATGGCACTCAGATTAGGCGACATCGTCCCCAACTTTCAGGCAATGACCACCGAAGGTCCGATAGATTTTTACGAATGGATGGGTGACAGCTGGACTGTGCTGTTTTCTCATCCCAAAGACTACACACCGGTCTGTACAACAGAGCTGGGATATATGGCCAAAATCAAAAGCGAGTTTGATAAACGGGGTGTGAAAATTATTGCCGTCAGCGTAGACCCGCTGGAGTCGCATAAGGGCTGGATTCAGGATATCAATGAAACCCAGAACACGCAGGTTAACTATCCGCTGATTGCCGACCCCGACAGAAAAGTGGCTCAGCTGTATGACATGATACACCCCAATGCTTCAGACAACATGACGGTAAGATCGGTGTTTGTGATAGGTCCGGATAAAAGGCTAAAACTATCTATTACCTATCCAGCATCTACCGGCCGAAATTTTGACGAGCTGCTGCGTGTCATTGATTCGCTCCAGCTGACGGCCAAATACAGCGTAGCCACTCCGGTAAACTGGAAGCGGGGTGATGAATGCATCATTGCTCCCTCCGTTCCCGATGAGGAAGCCAAACAGAAATTCCCCAAGGGTTATAAGGTCATCAAGCCTTACCTGCGGGTAACCCCGCAGCCGGATCTGTAA